The Raphanus sativus cultivar WK10039 chromosome 2, ASM80110v3, whole genome shotgun sequence genome includes a region encoding these proteins:
- the LOC108843724 gene encoding sulfate transporter 2.1 — MKERDSESFGSLSQVLPNTSNSARMIQMSMANSGSAAPAPAGQDRSKWLLDCPEPPSPWNELKTQVKESYLTKAKKFKSLRKQPLLKRILFILEAVFPIFGWCRNYKLTMFKNDLMAGLTLASLCIPQSIGYATLAKLDPQYGLYTSVVPPLIYALMGTSREIAIGPVAVVSLLVSSMLTKLIDPETDPLGYRKLVLTTTFFAGIFQASFGIFRLGFLVDFLSHAAIVGFMGGAAIVIGLQQLKGLLGITNFTTNTDIVSVLRAVWRSCHQQWSPHTFILGCSFLSFILITRFIVKKNKKLFWLPAIAPLISVVVSTLMVFLTKADEHGVKTVKHIKGGLNPISINDLEFNSPHLGHIAKIGLIVAIVALTEAIAVGRSFAGIKGYRLDGNKEMVAIGFMNVIGSFTSCYAATGSFSRTAVNFAAGCETAMSNIVMAVTVFVALECLTRLLYYTPIAILASIILSALPGLIDIDEAIHIWKIDKLDFLALIGAFFGVLFGSVEIGLLVAVVISFAKIILISIRPGIETLGRMPGTDTFADTDQYPMSVKTPGVLIFRVKSALLCFANASSLEERIVGWINEEEEDDGNTKTNAKKNILFVVLDMSNLINVDTSGITALVELQNNLIQNGVELVIVNPKWTVLHKLNQAKFINKIGGKVYLTIGEALDACFGLKV; from the exons ATGAAAGAAAGAGATTCAGAGAGTTTTGGATCTCTCTCCCAAGTTCTCCCAAACACTTCAAATTCGGCACGCATGATCCAGATGTCCATGGCCAACTCAGGTTCAGCTGCACCCGCACCTGCCGGTCAAGACCGCTCAAAGTGGCTGCTTGACTGCCCTGAACCACCAAGCCCGTGGAATGAGCTTAAGACCCAAGTCAAAGAATCTTACCTAACCAAAGCCAAAAAGTTTAAGTCACTTCGAAAACAGCCTCTCCTAAAACGGATCCTCTTTATCCTTGAAGCCGTTTTCCCAATCTTTGGTTGGTGCAGAAACTATAAACTCACCATGTTCAAGAACGATCTCATGGCTGGTTTAACTCTCGCTAGCCTCTGCATTCCCCAG AGCATTGGTTATGCAACTCTTGCAAAGCTTGATCCTCAATATGGCCTAT atacgAGCGTGGTGCCACCGTTGATATACGCATTGATGGGGACATCAAGAGAGATAGCAATCGGACCAGTGGCTGTAGTATCTCTCCTTGTGTCCTCAATGTTGACGAAACTAATCGATCCAGAAACAGATCCCTTGGGATACAGGAAACTCGTTCTGACCACAACTTTCTTCGCCGGAATCTTCCAAGCTTCTTTCGGGATATTCAGATTAGGGTTTCTGGTGGATTTTCTGTCGCACGCAGCTATAGTAGGGTTCATGGGTGGTGCAGCCATTGTTATAGGACTCCAACAGCTTAAAGGTTTGCTCGGTATAACTAACTTCACCACGAACACTGACATCGTTTCTGTTCTTCGAGCTGTCTGGCGATCTTGTCATCAACAATGGAGTCCTCACACTTTCATCCTCGGATGTTCTTTCCTCAGTTTTATCCTTATCACTCGCTTCATC gtgaagaagaacaaaaagcTGTTTTGGCTACCAGCAATAGCTCCGTTGATTTCGGTCGTAGTGTCAACGTTAATGGTGTTTCTCACTAAAGCCGATGAGCATGGCGTGAAGACGGTGAAGCACATCAAAGGAGGTCTTAATCCCATCTCAATCAACGATCTTGAGTTTAATAGTCCTCATCTTGGACATATCGCTAAAATAGGACTAATCGTTGCCATTGTTGCTTTAACC GAGGCCATTGCGGTGGGAAGGTCGTTCGCCGGAATTAAAGGGTATAGACTTGATGGAAACAAAGAAATGGTGGCCATTGGATTTATGAATGTTATTGGTTCCTTCACATCTTGTTATGCTGCTACTG GTTCTTTCTCTCGGACGGCTGTGAACTTCGCAGCCGGGTGTGAGACCGCAATGTCGAACATCGTAATGGCAGTTACAGTTTTTGTAGCACTCGAGTGCTTGACAAGACTCCTCTACTATACCCCGATAGCGATCCTCGCGTCCATAATCCTTTCAGCACTTCCGGGACTAATTGACATCGATGAAGCTATTCACATTTGGAAAATCGATAAGCTGGACTTTCTTGCTCTCATTGGAGCTTTCTTTGGCGTTTTATTCGGTTCTGTCGAGATCGGACTCCTCGTTGCG GTGGTTATTTCGTTCGCCAAGATCATACTCATATCAATACGACCAGGGATTGAAACCCTCGGGAGAATGCCAGGGACCGATACTTTTGCAGATACTGATCAATATCCTATGTCGGTTAAGACTCCCGGAGTGTTGATTTTTCGTGTCAAGTCTGCATTGTTGTGCTTTGCTAATGCTAGCTCCCTTGAGGAAAG GATTGTAGGGTGGAtaaatgaggaagaagaagatgatggaaaCACAAAGACCAACGCTAAGAAAAACATCCTCTTTGTCGTCCTTGATATGTCAA atttaatAAACGTGGATACATCCGGAATTACTGCCTTGGTGGAGCTCCAAAACAACCTAATCCAAAATGGTGTTGAG CTGGTGATCGTTAACCCTAAATGGACAGTGCTCCACAAGCTGAATCAAGCAAAGTTCATCAACAAAATCGGTGGAAAAGTCTATCTGACAATCGGAGAAGCTCTCGATGCTTGCTTTGGATTAAAAGTCTGA